GGCCGACGGGCTGCTCGCCCAGGGCGCCCCGGGCACCGCGCTGACCTGGATGGACGCCCGGGTGTACGGCGTGCCGGTCACGCCGCGTACCGGCAAGCCGGTCGAGGTCAACGCGCTGTGGATCAACGGGCTGGCCGGGCTCGCCGAGCTGACCGAGCTGGCCGGGCAGGACGCGGACGAGCTGCGGCGACGGCACGGGCAGGCCACCGCCTCGTTCCGGGACCGCTACCCGACCCCGACGGGCTGGCTGCACGACGTGCTGGACGCGCCCGCGCCGGCGTACCCGCTGGGCGGGGCGGCCCTGCACGACGACGACGCGCTGCGCCCCAACCAGTTGCTGGCCTGGTCGCTGCCGTTCGCCCCGTTGGAGCCGGACGAGCCGACGCTGCGCCGGGTCGCGGCCGGGCTGCTGACCCCGCTCGGGCCGCGCAGCCTCGCCCCGGATTCGGCGGAGTTCGTGGGCCGGCACCGGGGTGGCCCGGCCGAGCGGGACGGCGGCTACCACCAGGGCACGGTCTGGCCGTGGCTGCTCGGCCCGTACGTGGACGCGTGCCGTCGGGGCAAGATGTCGGTCGATGACGTCTTCATCGGTATTGAGGCGCATCTGACCGAGTTTGGGCTAGGCTCGGTGAGCGAAACGGCCGATGGCCTCGCGCCGCATGCCGCCACCGGCTGCCCGTTCCAGGCGTGGTCGGTCGCCGAGCTGCTGCGGGTGCGCCGAAAGGGCCAGTAGCGCTTTACACGACCGCAACGGCGGTGTCTCCGCTGGTTATCTCGACCCCGGCAGGATGGGTCGGAGATCCAGACGCGACGGTAGGCCCCGGCTCCGGTGCCGGTCGGCGCGCGCCCGGGGACAACTCAAAGGGGGCCGCAATGTCACCCGACGCCCACGTGATCGACATCCACCCCGCCCGGCAGCTGCGGGTGCTGATGCTCTCCTGGGAGTACCCGCCGGTGCTCGTCGGCGGCCTCGGCCGACACGTCCACGCCCTCTCCGTCGCCCTCGCCGCCGCAGGCCACGACGTCACCGTCGTCACCCGGCACGCCGACGGCGCACCCCTGGAGGAGTACGCCGACGGCGTCCGCATCCTGCGCGCCCCCGAAGACCCCGTCACCTTCCCCCTGGCCACCAGCTCCCTCCTGGCCTGGACCATGGCCTTCAACCACACCCTCACCCGCACCGCGCTGCGCGCCACCGAAGCCGGCACCTACGACGTCATCCACGCCCACGACTGGCTCGTCGCCCACACCGCCATCACCCTCGCCGAACACCTCGACCTGCCCCTGGTCACCACCATGCACGCCACCGAGGCGGGCCGGCACCAGGGCTGGCTGCCGGAGGAGATGAACCGCACCATCCACGGCGTCGAGCACTGGCTCAGCGGCTCCTCCACCCGGGTGATCACCTGTTCGGGGTACATGCGCGAGCAGGTGACCGCCCTGTTCGACCTGCCGGCCGCGCAGGTCGACGTGGTGCCCAACGGGGTCGACAACCGGGCCTGGCGCGCCCGACCGCGTGCGGTCGCCTCGGCCCGGGCACGCTTCGCCGGAAAGGGCCCGCTGATCGGGTACGCCGGTCGGCTCGTCTACGAGAAAGGCGTACAACACCTGGTGCACGCGGTGCCCCGGCTGCGCGAGCGGCACCCCGGGCTGCGCGTGGTGATCGCCGGCGACGGCCCGTACCGCCCCGAACTGGAGGAGGAGGCCCGGCGGCTCGCGCTCTGCTCGACCGTCCGCTTCACCGGCTTCCTCGACGCCACCCAACTGCCGGCGGTGCTCGGCGCCACCGACGCGACCGTGGTGCCCAGCCTCTATGAACCCTTCGGCATGGTGGCCCTGGAGGCGGCGGCCGCCGGGGCGCCACTCGCGGTGGCCCGCACCGGCGGGCTCGCCGAGATCGTCGAGTCCGGCGTGACCGGCGTGACGTTCCCGCACAGCGACCCGGACGCGCTCGCCGGGGCGGTCGGCCAACTGCTCGGCGACGAGGTCTTCGCCCGGCGGATGGCCCGACGCGCCCGCACAATGGTCGGCGAGCGGTACGGCTGGGCCACCATCGCGGCCCGCACCGCCGCCAGCTACACCACCGCCCGTCGCGAGCACGGTCCGCTACAGGCCCGACGGGCCGCCGCCCGACTGGCGGGCGGACGTACCCGGATCGCCATCCCGGAGGGCAATCTGCTCGCCGCGGCCGACCACGCCGCCTGCTGAAGCTAAGCGGATGACCTATAGGCGGCCCCCGATCCGCTGGTTAGGGTGTACCCGGGACAGCGGCTGAAGAGAATGAACTCTAGGCGGGTGTTATTGCTCAAGCTCTTTCAAGAGTTGGTCATCATGAGGAGCATCTACCGGATAGGCGACTTTGCTAAGAAGCTCAAGGCGGCGGACGTGACCGGGGGGTCGTCGTGAAGGTGACCCGGATCGCCTATTCGCACCGCCTCAACGCGGGGAAATATCAGGCGCTGGCTGAGCAGGCGCGGCGGTTGGGTGCAGTCCGCAGCGAGGTGTGGCAGCGGTACGGGTCGACCGCAGGGGCCGGGCTGAAGGACCGGCAGGTTCGCGACCGGTGGCTTGCTGAGGGCGTCCACCACCAGTTCGGGGTGCTGGCCAACGCGTGGAAGGAAACCGTCCGCGACGCCATGGCCGATATCGCCGCGGCCCGGGAAGCGGCGAAAGCGCGGGGGCGTCAGGCCGTTCGACGGCACGCCGGCGACCAGACGCAACGCAAGAGGCTGTTTGGACTACTGAAGGCCGACCGATGGGCCGATGACCCGTACCTGTCGCGGCAGATGCGCTCACACTGGCGGCGCGGGCACAACCGCACCCATAACCAGATCGTGGTGCGCTCCGATCAGCACCATACCCGGGCTGACGACGCCGGGCGGTTGTGGCTGGCCGTACCCGGCCTGGTGCGGCGCCAGATGATCCGCATCCCGTTGAACACCACCGTCGCCCCGACGGGCACGCTGCGGCTGATCCTGCGCGACGGCCGGGTGGAGATCCACTACCAGATCGACGCCGCCGGCATGAAGACCTCACAGCGTCCGTGTGGCACGGCGACGCTGGGGGTGGACAAGGGTTACACCGAGGCGCTGACCGACTCCGACGGCAACCACCACGGCGATCGCCTCGGCGACCTGTTGACCGCCGAGTCCGACCGGATCAAGGAACGAAACCGCCGCCGGGCGAAACTGCGCTCGATCGCCAACACCGCCGCCCGGCGCGGCGACCGGGCGAAGGCCGACCGGATCGCCACGAACAACCTCGGCACGATCAAGCGCGACCGGCAGGCCGGCCGTCACCAGGCGCGGGTGCGCACGGAGATCTTCACCGCCGTGCACCAAGTGGTGGACAAGGCCACCGTCGTGGTGGCCGAAGACCTGACCAAGACGTTCACCGGGCGCAAGCAGCTCGGCAAGAACACCAACCGGCGTCTCGCCGCGTGGACCAAGGGAGTCACCGCGGAGGCGCTGAAGAATGTGTCGGAGCGCAGAGGTTCTGCGCTCGTGCACGTCAACGCCGCCTACACCTCACAAGTCTGTCACCGCTGCGGCGCTCTCGGGCACCGCAGCGGGGACCGACTTCACTGCACCTCGTGCGGGGTGGTGTGGCAGGCCGACGTGAACGCCGCGATCAACGTCCTGCGACGACATGGTGACCCCGACATCAACCTGCACACCCCGCATCGCGCGGTGAGGCAGATCGTCCAGGCACGGGCCGATCGCCACCGGAGCAGACTGCCGCTCCCGGACTCCAGCCCGGTACACCGAGCGGAGAGCGAAACATCCGCATTGCCCATCAGAAGGCAATGACAAGGAAGCAGTGTGCACAGGTGCTGATCGCCGGTCGGTACCGGCTCCTCGACCTGGTGGGCCGCGGGGGCATGGGCCGGGTGTGGCGGGCCCGCGACGAGATGTTGCACCGCGAGGTCGCGGTCAAGGAGGTCATGCCGCCGAGCTGGCTGGCCGACCACGAGCGGGCCGAGCTGCGCTCGCGCACCCTGCGGGAGGCACGCGCCGCGGCCCGGCTCAACCATCCCGCCGTGGTCCGGCTCTACGACGTCGTCCCGGTCGAGGGCAGCCCGTGGATCGTGATGGAGTACGTCCCGTCGCGCACCCTGCAGGACGTGCTGGACGACGAGGGGCCACTGGAGCCGGCCTGGACGGCCCGGATCGGCCTGGCCCTGCTCGGCGCGCTGCACGCCGCGCACGCGGCCGGGGTGCTGCACCGCGACGTCAAGCCGCAGAACGTGCTCATGGCACACGACGGGCGGGTGATGCTCACCGACTTCGGGCTGGCCACCTTCGACGGCGGCGACGGCGCGATGACCCGCCCCGGCATGGTGCTCGGCTCCCCGCAGTACGTCGCCCCGGAGCGAGCCGCCGAGGGGGTGTCCACCGTGGCCGCCGACCTGTGGTCGCTCGGGGCCACCCTGTACGCCGCCGTGGAGGGCCGCTCCCCGTACGCCCGCAGCACGGCGATGGCCACGCTGAGCGCGCTGGCGGCCGGGCCACCGGCCCCGGCCTCGCGCGCCGGACCGCTCGCGCCCGTGCTCGCCGGGCTGCTGTGCCGCGACCCGCGCCACCGCGTCGACCATGACGAGGCCCACCGGTTGCTCACGGCCGCCGCGACCGGCGTCACCGGCCCGCCCCCGGTGCCCGACCCGGCAGACCGGCCCGACGTGTCCACCGACCTGTCCGATCAGGACCCCACCAGCCGGCTGTCCGAGCCCGACCAACAACCCACCGCCACCGGGGCCGACGCCCCGGGCGAGCCGGATGTCACCGCCGACGCACCGGCTCGGACGTTCGGCCGACCGGCCAGGCGGCGTGCGGCGCGCCGGGCGGGCCTGGTCGTCGCGGCGTTGCTGGTGGCGGCCGCCGCCGGCGTCGGCACCGCGCTGGCCGTCACCGGCGACGAGCCGAGGGGGACCGCCAGCCGGCCGACCCCCACGCCGTCACCGGACCGTTTGCCCGGCGGTGGCGGCCCCGACCGTGCGCCCGGTGGTGGTGGCCCGGCCGGTCCGTTCGGTGATGGCGGCAACCGGCCTCCACCGTTGGGCGGGCGGGACCTGCCCCCGCCCCCGTTTCCGTGCGTCCGCCCGGACATCGTCGGCGCGCCGGTGCCGGCCAGGTCGCCGGCTCCCGGCGAGAAGTTTCACCCGCCGGACGGCTGGGTCTGGCACGCCGACACCAACGGCTTCCGGGTCTCCGTGCCGGCGAGCTGGCACTACTACCGGGACCGAGCGGTGGTCTGCTTCCAGGACCCGGCGACCGGCCGGGTGTTCAGCGTCGCCGAGGGTGGCGCGGCGGATCCGCTCGCGCGGCTGCGGACGCTCCGCGACGCGGCGGCCGGTGACGGGGCGCTGCCGGGCTACAACGAGATCCGGCTCGCCGCCAGCGGCGGTGGGGCGGAGTGGGAGTGCCGGTGGGACGCGCCGTACGGCGCCCGGCTGCACGCCCGACAGCAGGTCGTCGATCCACCCGCCGGGGGCGGTCGCTGGATGCTGGGCTGGACCACCGACGACCGGGACTGGACCGCCGCCGGCGCGGACTGGACAGTGTTGCGAAACAGCTTCCGATCACCCCGCTGACCTGCACCGTACGGTCGTGCTCCCGACCGCCGTCCGGCGTGGATCGAGGCCGCTCAGCGGATGGGAAAACCCGCGTCGGTGGCTATCGTGTAACCCGGGGTGACCGAGGGGGAGCGTCCGTGCAGCAGTTGCTGATCGCGGGTCGGTACCGGCTGCTCGACCTGGTCGGCACCGGCGGGATGGGCCGGGTGTGGCTGGCCCGCGACGAGATGCTGCACCGCGACGTCGCGGTGAAGGAGGTCGTGCCGCCGTCCTGGCTGGCCGAGACCGAGCGCGCGGAGTTGCGGCTGCGGACGCTGCGCGAGGCGCGCACCGCCGCTCGGCTCAACCACCATAACGTGGTCCGCATCTACGACGTCGTGCACGATCGGGAGAGCCCCTGGATCGTGATGGAGTACGT
The nucleotide sequence above comes from Micromonospora sp. NBC_00389. Encoded proteins:
- a CDS encoding glycosyltransferase family 4 protein, which translates into the protein MSPDAHVIDIHPARQLRVLMLSWEYPPVLVGGLGRHVHALSVALAAAGHDVTVVTRHADGAPLEEYADGVRILRAPEDPVTFPLATSSLLAWTMAFNHTLTRTALRATEAGTYDVIHAHDWLVAHTAITLAEHLDLPLVTTMHATEAGRHQGWLPEEMNRTIHGVEHWLSGSSTRVITCSGYMREQVTALFDLPAAQVDVVPNGVDNRAWRARPRAVASARARFAGKGPLIGYAGRLVYEKGVQHLVHAVPRLRERHPGLRVVIAGDGPYRPELEEEARRLALCSTVRFTGFLDATQLPAVLGATDATVVPSLYEPFGMVALEAAAAGAPLAVARTGGLAEIVESGVTGVTFPHSDPDALAGAVGQLLGDEVFARRMARRARTMVGERYGWATIAARTAASYTTARREHGPLQARRAAARLAGGRTRIAIPEGNLLAAADHAAC
- a CDS encoding transposase; translation: MKVTRIAYSHRLNAGKYQALAEQARRLGAVRSEVWQRYGSTAGAGLKDRQVRDRWLAEGVHHQFGVLANAWKETVRDAMADIAAAREAAKARGRQAVRRHAGDQTQRKRLFGLLKADRWADDPYLSRQMRSHWRRGHNRTHNQIVVRSDQHHTRADDAGRLWLAVPGLVRRQMIRIPLNTTVAPTGTLRLILRDGRVEIHYQIDAAGMKTSQRPCGTATLGVDKGYTEALTDSDGNHHGDRLGDLLTAESDRIKERNRRRAKLRSIANTAARRGDRAKADRIATNNLGTIKRDRQAGRHQARVRTEIFTAVHQVVDKATVVVAEDLTKTFTGRKQLGKNTNRRLAAWTKGVTAEALKNVSERRGSALVHVNAAYTSQVCHRCGALGHRSGDRLHCTSCGVVWQADVNAAINVLRRHGDPDINLHTPHRAVRQIVQARADRHRSRLPLPDSSPVHRAESETSALPIRRQ
- a CDS encoding serine/threonine-protein kinase is translated as MTRKQCAQVLIAGRYRLLDLVGRGGMGRVWRARDEMLHREVAVKEVMPPSWLADHERAELRSRTLREARAAARLNHPAVVRLYDVVPVEGSPWIVMEYVPSRTLQDVLDDEGPLEPAWTARIGLALLGALHAAHAAGVLHRDVKPQNVLMAHDGRVMLTDFGLATFDGGDGAMTRPGMVLGSPQYVAPERAAEGVSTVAADLWSLGATLYAAVEGRSPYARSTAMATLSALAAGPPAPASRAGPLAPVLAGLLCRDPRHRVDHDEAHRLLTAAATGVTGPPPVPDPADRPDVSTDLSDQDPTSRLSEPDQQPTATGADAPGEPDVTADAPARTFGRPARRRAARRAGLVVAALLVAAAAGVGTALAVTGDEPRGTASRPTPTPSPDRLPGGGGPDRAPGGGGPAGPFGDGGNRPPPLGGRDLPPPPFPCVRPDIVGAPVPARSPAPGEKFHPPDGWVWHADTNGFRVSVPASWHYYRDRAVVCFQDPATGRVFSVAEGGAADPLARLRTLRDAAAGDGALPGYNEIRLAASGGGAEWECRWDAPYGARLHARQQVVDPPAGGGRWMLGWTTDDRDWTAAGADWTVLRNSFRSPR